The Plectropomus leopardus isolate mb chromosome 7, YSFRI_Pleo_2.0, whole genome shotgun sequence genome window below encodes:
- the ubr5 gene encoding E3 ubiquitin-protein ligase UBR5 isoform X6 has translation MTSIHFVVHPLPGTEDQLNDRLREVSEKLNKYSYNSHPHLSLLEQATLKQCVVGPNHAGFLLEDGRVCRISFAVQPDRLELSKPDGSDGSKLSSGSGTGRSSRPGRTSDPPWFLSGSDTLGRLAGNTLGSRWSSGVNGGSGGGGSGGGAGGGGAGGGSSGGGGGGGGGGGGGTSGRSSTAARDSRRQTRVIRTGRDRGSGLLGSQPQPVIPASVIPEELITQAQVVLQGKSRSVIIRELQRTNLDVNLAVNNLLSRDDEDGDDGDDTASESYLPGEDLMSLLDADIHSAHPSVIIDADAMFSEDISYFGYPSFRRSSLSRLGSSRVLLLPLERDSELLRERESVLRLRERRWLDGASFDTERGSTSREGEPSLDKKSIPVQSPVSLGEELQWWPDKDGVKFVGIGAMFSELVAVSSKGELYQWKWSEPEPYRNAQNPSIHHPRVSFLGLANEKITLLSANSIRATVATETNKVATWVDDTLSTVASKLEHSAQAFPELQGERMVSLHCCALYTCAQLENSLYWWGVVPFSQRKKMLEKARAKNKKPKSSAGISSIPNITVGTQVCLRNNPLYHAGAVAFSVSAGIPKVGVLLESVWNMNDSCRFQLRSPESLKNMEKTTKTQEIKTESKPELVKTEMGPPPSPASTCSDTSSIASSASLPYKRRRSTPAPKEEEKVNEEQWPLREVVFVEDVKNVPVGKVLKVDGAYVAVKFPGTSSSMSNQSTAAPTDSDPSSLLQDCRLLRIDELQVVKTGGTPKVPDCFQRTPKKLCIPEKAEILAVNVDSKGVHAVLKTGNWVRYCIFDLATGKAEQENNFPTSNLAFLGQSERNVAIFTAGQESPIILRDGNGTIYPMAKDCMGGIRDPDWLDLPPINSLGMGVHSLANLPSNSTIKKKAAIIIMAVEKQTLMQHVLRCDYEACRQYLVNLEQAFLLDQGSQALGALLDHRCDGNRNILHAAVSVCFPVSNKETKEEEEAERSERNTFAERLSAVEAIANAISVVSSNSSGNRTGSSSSRGLRLREMMRRSLRAAGLGRHESGPSSSDHQDPVSPPIAPPSWVPDPPPMDPDGDIDFILAPAVGSLTTASTGTSQGPSTSTIPGPSTEPSVVESKDRKANAHLILKLMCDSVVLRPHLRELLSAKDARGMTPFMLAVSGRAYPAAITVLEAAQKMAKVGDQGIAEKEDADSVFMEMICPSGTNPDDSPLYVLCCNDTCSFTWTGAEHINQDIFECRTCGLLESLCCCTECARVCHKGHDCKLKRTSPTAYCDCWEKCKCKTLIAGQKAARLDLLYRLLTTTNLVTTPNSRGEHILLFLVQTVARQSVEHCQYRPPRIREDRNRKAANAEDSDMPDHDLEPPRFAQLALERVLQDWNALKSMIMFGSQENKDPLSASSRIAHLLPEEQVYLNQQSGTIRLDCFTHCLIVKCAPDITFIDTLLGTLVKELQNKYTPGRREEAVNVTRRFLRSVARVFVILSVEMASSKKKNNFIPQPIGKCRRVFQALLPYAVEELCNVAESLIVPVRMGIARPTAPFTLASTSIDAVQGSEELFSVEPLPPRPSPDQSSSSNQTAASYIIRNPQPRRSSQSQPVRGRDEEQDDIVSADVEEVEVVEGVAGEEDHHDDQEEQGEENAEAEGQHDEHDEDGSDMELDLLAAAETESDSESNHSNQDNASGRRSVVTAATAGSEAGASSVPAFFSEDDSQSNDSSDSDSSSSQSDDVDQETFLLDEPLERTTSASHANSAAQAPRSMQWAVRNTPSQRATGSAPSSSSTPAASSTGLIYIDPTNLRRSSAISSSAAAAAAALEASNSSSYLTSASSLARAYSIVIRQISDLMSLIPKYNHLVYSQYPAAVKLTYQDAVNLQNYVEEKLIPTWNWMVSIMDSTEAQLRYGSALSSAGDPGHPSHPLHASQHSARRERMTAREEASLRTLEGRRRAATLLTARQGMMSARGDFLNYALSLMRSHNDEHSDVLPVLDVCSLKHVAYVFQALIYWIKAMNQQTTLDTPQLDRKRNREILELGLDNEDSEHENDEDTNQSSTLQDKDEDPVPAETGQNHPFFRRSDSMTFLGCIPPNPFDVPLAEAIPLADQPHLLQPNARKEDLFGRPSQGLYSSSYMATKGLAEASMDRNCLEILPTKMSYSANLKNVMSMETGPRSTENQALAEQELEAAKPGPSPHDLAAQLKSSLLAEIGLTESDGPPLPSFRPHCSFMGMMISHDMLLGRWRLSLELFGRVFMEDVGAEPGSILTELGGFEVKESKFRREMEKLRNLQSRDLALEVDRDRDQLIQQTMRQLNTHFGRRCTTTPMAVHRVKVTFKDEPGEGSGVARSFYTAIALALLSNDKLPNLDCVQSVSKGMQASNLMQRLRNRDRERERRSGGLRAGSRRDRDRDSRRQLSIDTRPFRPSSEGNPSDEPDPLPAHRQALGERLYPRVHAMQPAFASKITGMLLELSPAQLLLLLASEDSLRARVEEAMELLIAHGRENGADSILDLGLLEAPEKAQQQENRKRHGSTRSVVDMELDDPDDGDDNAPLFYQPGKRGFYSPRPGKNTEARLNCFRNIGRILGLCLLQNELCPITLNRHVIKVLLGRKVNWHDFAFFDPVMYESLRQLIRHSQAGEADAVFAAMDLAFAIDLCKEEGAGQVELLSGGVNMPVTPLNVYEYVRKYAEHRMLVVAEQPLHAMRKGLLDVLPKNALEDLTAEDFRLLVNGCGEVNVQMLISFTSFNDESGENADKLLQFKRWFWSIVEKMSMTERQDLVYFWTSSPSLPASEEGFQPMPSITIRPPDDQHLPTANTCISRLYVPLYSSKQILKQKLLLAIKTKNFGFV, from the exons GCTCCGGGAAGTCTCAGAGAAACTCAACAAATACAGCTACAACAG TCATCCACACCTTAGTCTGCTGGAGCAGGCTACCCTAAAACAGTGTGTTGTTGGTCCAAACCATGCCGGGTTTCTCCTTGAG GATGGACGCGTGTGCAGAATCAGCTTTGCTGTCCAGCCTGATCGCCTGGAGCTCAGCAAACCGGATGGCAGCGATGG TTCAAAGTTGAGCAGTGGTTCAGGGACAGGAAGGAGCTCCAGGCCAGGCAGGACTAGTGATCCGCCCTGGTTCCTGTCTGGCTCTGACACACTGGGCAGACTGGCAGGCAACACCCTTGG GAGTCGCTGGAGCTCTGGTGTGAATGGAGGCAGTGGAGGAGGTggaagtggaggaggagcagggggaggcGGAGCTGGAGGCGGCAGcagcggaggaggagggggcggcggtggaggaggaggcggaggtaCGTCGGGCAGGTCGTCAACAGCAGCTCGCGATTCCCGCCGGCAGACCAGGGTGATCCGCACAGGGAGGGATCGCGGCTCGGGCCTGCTGGGGAGCCAGCCTCAGCCAGTCATTCCAGCTTCTGTCATCCCAGAGGAGCTTATTACTCAG GCCCAGGTAGTCCTTCAGGGGAAGTCCAGGAGTGTGATCATTAGAGAACTCCAGAGGACCAACCTGGATGTCAACCTCGCCGTTAACAACCTGCTGAGCCGGGATGACGAGGATGGAGATGATGGAGACGACACAGCCAGCGAGTCTTACCTCCCTGGAG AGGACCTGATGTCCCTGTTGGATGCAGACATTCATTCAGCTCATCCCAGTGTGATAATTGACGCTGATGCCATGTTTTCTGAGGACATCAGCTACTTTGGCTACCCCTCTTTTAGACGCTCCTCACTGTCTCGTCTGGGATCTTCCAGAG TTCTCCTTCTCCCCTTAGAGCGCGACTCAGAGCTGTTGCGTGAGCGTGAGTCTGTATTGAGGTTACGCGAGCGCCGGTGGCTGGATGGGGCCTCATTCGACACAGAGCGAGGCTCCACCAGCCGCGAGGGCGAGCCCAGCCTGGACAAGAAGAGCATCCCGGTCCAAAGCCCTGTCTCTTTGGGAGAGGAGCTCCAGTGGTGGCCTGATAAG GATGGAGTGAAGTTTGTGGGCATTGGAGCCATGTTCTCAGAGCTGGTGGCTGTCAGCTCCAAAGGAGAGCTCTATCAGTGGAAGTGGAGCGAACCTGAACCCTATAGGAATGCACAG AATCCTTCCATTCATCACCCCCGTGTATCCTTCCTGGGCCTGGCCAATGAGAAGATCACCTTATTGTCTGCCAATAGCATTAGAGCCACTGTAGCTACAGAGACcaacaag GTGGCAACCTGGGTGGACGACACACTAAGCACAGTGGCCTCTAAGCTGGAGCACAGCGCTCAGGCTTTCCCTGAGCTGCAGGGGGAACGTATGGTGTCACTGCACTGCTGTGCGCTCTACACGTGTGCACAGCTGGAGAATAGCCTCTACTGGTG GGGTGTTGTGCCTTTTAGTCAACGCAAGAAAATGCTTGAAAAGGCCAGAGCCAAGAACAAAAAGCCAAAGTCCAGCGCTGGCATCTCCTCGATACCAAACATCACCGTGGGAACACAG GTGTGCTTGAGGAATAACCCCCTCTACCATGCCGGTGCAGTGGCCTTTTCTGTCAGTGCTGGGATTCCCAAAGTGGGCGTCCTGTTGGAGTCTGTCTGGAACATGAACGACAGTTGCAGGTTCCAGCTGCGCTCACCAGAGAgcctcaaaaacatggaaaagaccACTAAGACCCAGGAAATCAA GACGGAAAGCAAGCCAGAGCTTGTGAAGACCGAGATGGGTCCTCCTCCCTCCCCAGCATCTACCTGCAGTGATACCTCTTCCATTGCTAGCAGTGCCTCACTGCCCTACA AGCGAAGGCGTTCTACTCCGGCTcccaaagaggaagagaaggtgAACGAGGAGCAGTGGCCTCTCAGGGAGGTGGTGTTTGTGGAGGACGTTAAAAATGTCCCAGTAGGAAAG GTGCTTAAAGTGGATGGAGCATATGTTGCCGTGAAGTTTCCAGGAACATCGAGCAGCATGAGCAACCAGAGCACTGCTGCTCCCACTGACTCAGACCCATCATCACTGCTACAGGACTGTAGGCTCCTCAGAATAGATGAACTGCAG GTGGTAAAAACTGGCGGGACTCCTAAAGTTCCTGATTGTTTCCAGCGCACACCTAAAAAGCTCTGTATTCCAGAAAAGGCAGAGATTCTGGCTGTAAATGTTGACTCCAAAG GAGTCCACGCAGTGCTGAAAACTGGTAACTGGGTAAGGTACTGTATCTTTGACCTGGCCACAGGCAAAGCTGAACAGGAGAATAACTTCCCCACTAGTAACTTGGCCTTCCTGGGCCAGAGTGAGCGCAATGTGGCCATCTTTACTGCAGGACAG gaatcTCCCATCATCCTTCGAGATGGAAATGGCACAATCTACCCTATGGCCAAAGACTGTATGGGTGGCATTCGAGATCCTGATTGGTTGGACCTGCCACCTATAAACAGCCTGGGAATGGGGGTGCACTCTCTGGCCAATCTCCCCTCCAACTccacaattaaaaagaaagctgctattattattatggctGTCGAG aaACAGACGCTGATGCAGCATGTGCTGCGTTGTGACTACGAAGCGTGTCGGCAGTACTTGGTGAACCTCGAACAGGCCTTCCTACTGGATCAGGGAAGCCAGGCACTCGGAGCACTTTTAGATCACCGCTGTGATGGAAATCGCAACATCCTCCatgctgctgtctctgtctgcttccCTGTTAGTAACAAGGAGACCAAAGAGGAGGAAG AAGCTGAAAGGTCGGAGAGAAACACTTTTGCAGAGCGTCTGTCTGCTGTGGAGGCAATCGCCAATGCCATCTCTGTGGTTTCAAGCAACAGTTCTGGGAACAGGACCggctcctccagcagcagagg GCTTCGTCTGAGGGAGATGATGCGGAGGTCTCTGAGAGCAGCAGGTCTCGGCCGTCATGAGTCTGGCCCATCATCCAGTGACCACCAGGACCCTGTGTCACCACCCATTGCCCCACCAAGTTGGGTCCCTGATCCCCCACCCATGGACCCTG ATGGTGACATTGACTTCATCCTAGCACCAGCTGTAGGTTCACTCACCACCGCCTCCACCGGGACCAGCCAGGGACCCAGCACCTCCACCATACCAG GACCATCCACTGAGCCATCTGTGGTTGAATCTAAAGACAGGAAGGCCAATGCCCACCTTATTCTAAAGCTGATGTGTGACAGTGTTGTTCTGAGGCCACACCTACGGGAGCTGCTCTCTGCCAA GGATGCCCGTGGAATGACCCCATTCATGCTGGCAGTCAGTGGGAGAGCCTACCCAGCAGCCATCACTGTGCTGGAGGCTGCTCAGAAAATGGCTAAAG TGGGTGACCAGGGCATTGCGGAGAAGGAGGATGCAGATTCTGTATTCATGGAAATGATTTGCCCCTCGGGGACCAACCCAGATGATTCGCCCCTCTATGTTCTCTGCTGTAACGACACCTGCAGTTTCACTTGGACTGGAGCTGAGCACATTAACCAG GACATCTTTGAATGTCGGACCTGCGGTTTGCTTGAgtccctctgctgctgcacagagtgTGCAAGGGTGTGTCACAAGGGACATGACTGCAA GTTGAAAAGGACCTCTCCCACAGCGTACTGTGACTGTTGGGAGAAATGCAAGTGTAAAACGCTGATTGCCGGCCAGAAGGCTGCTCGCCTGGATCTGCTGTACAGGCTACTGACAACCACTAACCTGGTCACAACACCAAACAGCAG GGGAGAGCATATATTACTGTTCCTGGTGCAGACTGTTGCTAGGCAGAGTGTTGAGCACTGTCAGTACAGACCGCCGCGCATCAGAGAAGACAGAAACCGCAAGGCTGCAAATGCAGAAG ACTCTGATATGCCAGACCATGACCTGGAACCTCCCCGCTTTGCTCAGCTGGCTCTGGAGAGGGTCCTGCAGGACTGGAATGCCCTCAAGTCTATGATCATGTTTGGCTCTCAGGAGAATAAAGACCC ACTTAGTGCCAGCAGCAGAATTGCTCACCTCCTGCCTGAAGAGCAGGTCTACTTGAATCAACAGAGTGGCACCATTCGCCTTGACTGTTTCACCCACTGCCTCATTGTCAAGTGTGCTCCTGACATCACT tTTATAGACACTTTATTGGGTACACTGGTAAAGGAGCTGCAGAACAAGTACACTCCTGGCCGGAGAGAGGAGGCGGTCAATGTCACCAGGAGGTTCCTACGCTCTGTCGCAAGAGTATTTGTCATCCTCAGCGTGGAGATGGCCTCGTCCAAGAAGAAAAA CAACTTCATCCCTCAGCCCATTGGGAAATGTCGACGGGTTTTCCAAGCTCTGCTGCCCTACGCTGTGGAGGAGCTGTGTAATGTAGCAGAGTCTCTCATTGTCCCGGTGCGAATGGGTATAGCAAGACCTACTGCTCCTTTCACTTTGGCCAGCACCAGTATCGATGCTGTTCAGGGCAGCGAGGAGCTCTTCTCTGTTGAACCGCTGCCCCCCAGACCTTCACCTGACCAGTCCAGCAG TTCCAACCAGACAGCTGCCTCTTATATCATCAGGAACCCCCAGCCTCGGCGCAGCAGCCAGTCTCAGCCtgtgagaggaagagatgagGAGCAGGATGACATCGTGTCAGCAGATGTGGAAGAG gTGGAAGTTGTAGAGGGAGTAGCTGGCGAGGAAGACCATCACGATGACCAGGAAGAACAGGGAGAGGAAAACGCTGAGGCAGAAGGGCAGCACGATGAGCACGACGAGGATG GAAGCGACATGGAGCTGGATCTGCTGGCAGCAGCCGAAACAGAGAGTGACAGCGAAAGCAACCACAGCAATCAGGATAATGCAAGCGGCCGCAGGAGTGTCGTCACAGCAGCCACCGCTGGCTCAGAAGCAG GTGCCAGCAGTGTCCCTGCCTTCTTTTCAGAGGACGACTCCCAGTCCAACGACTCCAGCgactctgacagcagcagcagtcagagcGACGACGTCGACCAGGAGACTTTCCTGTTGGACGAGCCGCTGGAAAGGACGACCAGCGCATCCCACGCCAACAGTGCGGCGCAGGCCCCTCGCTCCATGCAGTGGGCTGTGAGAAACACCCCCAGCCAGAGGGCCACTGGTAGCGCCCCCTCCAGTTCCTCAACACCTGCTG CGAGCTCCACAGGCCTGATATATATCGACCCCACAAACTTGCGTCGCTCCAGTGCTATCAGCTCCAGTGCTGCTGCGGCGGCGGCGGCTCTGGAGGCCAGCAACTCCAGCAGCTACCTGACATCAGCCAGCAGCCTGGCCCGGGCCTACAGCATCGTCATCAGGCAGATCTCAGACCTCATGAGTCTGATCCCCAAATACAACCATCTAGTCTACTCACAGTACCCTGCAGCTGTAAAACTCACCTACCAGGATGCCGTCAACCTGCAG AACTACGTTGAAGAAAAGCTGATTCCCACCTGGAACTGGATGGTGTCAATCATGGATTCCACCGAGGCTCAGTTGCGATACGGCTCAGCTCTGTCATCAGCCGGAGACCCGGGTCACCCCAGTCACCCGCTGCACGCCTCTCAGCACTCAGCTCGCAGGGAACGTATGACCGCTCGGGAGGAGGCCAGCCTCCGTACCCTTGAAGGACGCAG GAGAGCAGCTACCCTGCTGACAGCTCGCCAGGGCATGATGTCAGCGCGGGGCGACTTCCTGAACTACGCCTTATCTTTGATGCGCTCCCACAATGACGAGCACTCTGATGTGCTTCCTGTGCTGGACGTGTGCTCACTGAAACACGTGGCCTACGTTTTCCAGGCTCTTATCTATTGGATAAAGGCCATGAACCAGCAGACCACTTTAGACACCCCACAGTTGGACAGAAAGag GAATCGAGAGATTTTGGAGCTGGGTTTGGACAATGAGGATTCAGAACATGAGAATGATGAGGACACCAATCAAA GTTCAACTCTGCAGGATAAGGATGAGGACCCAGTCCCTGCTGAAACGGGTCAGAACCATCCCTTTTTCCGTCGCTCTGACTCAATGACCTTCCTGGGCTGCATCCCACCTAATCCCTTTGATGTTCCCCTGGCTGAGGCCATCCCACTGGCAGACCAGCCACACCTCCTGCAG CCTAATGCCAGGAAGGAGGATCTGTTCGGTCGTCCCTCTCAGGGCTTGTACTCGTCCTCCTACATGGCAACCAAAGGCCTGGCTGAGGCAAGCATGGACAGGAACTGCCTGGAG ATCCTGCCAACTAAGATGTCTTACTCAGCCAACCTGAAGAATGTGATGAGTATGGAAACTGGCCCGCGGAGCACTGAGAACCAGGCACTGGCCGAACAGGAGCTGGAGGCTGCAAAACCAGGCCCGTCACCACATGACCTCGCCGCCCAGCTGAAGAGCAGCCTGCTCGCTGAGATCGGCCTCACAGAGAGCGACGGCCCTCCTCTCCCATCATTCAG ACCTCACTGTAGTTTCATGGGGATGATGATCTCACATGACATGCTGCTAGGCCGCTGGCGTCTGTCACTGGAGCTCTTTGGTCGTGTCTTCATGGAGGATGTGGGAGCCGAGCCTGGATCG aTCCTCACGGAGCTGGGCGGCTTTGAAGTAAAGGAATCCAAGTTCCGTCGTGAGATGGAGAAGCTGAGGAACCTGCAGTCCCGTGACCTGGCCCTGGAGGTGGACCGGGACCGAGACCAGTTAATACAGCAGACAATGCGTCAGCTAAACACACACTTTGGAAGGCGCTGCACAACCACACCAATGGCTGTGCACCGGGTGAAGGTCACCTTCAAAGATGAGCCGGGCGAGGGCAGCGGCGTGGCCCGCAGCTTCTACACGGCCATCGCCCTGGCCCTCCTCTCCAACGATAAGCTGCCCAATCTGGACTGTGTTCAGAGTGTCAGCAAGGGCATGCAGGCCAGCA ATCTAATGCAGCGCTTacgaaacagagacagagaaagagagaggagaagtggAGGGCTTCGAGCAGGATCTCGGAGAGACCGAGACAG AGACTCTAGGAGGCAGCTGTCTATAGACACCAGGCCTTTCAGGCCTTCATCAGAGGGAAACCCCAGTGATGAGCCCGACCCCCTGCCTGCGCACAGACAAGCTCTGGGTGAAAGGCTCTACCCACGCGTTCACGCCATGCAGCCG GCGTTTGCCAGTAAAATCACAGGCATGTTGCTGGAGCTGTCCCCTgcccagctgctgctgctgctggcgaGCGAGGATTCTCTCAGAGCCAGGGTAGAGGAGGCCATGGAGCTTCTCATTGCACATGGAAG GGAAAATGGTGCCGACAGTATATTGGACCTAGGTCTACTCGAGGCTCCAGAGAAAGCACAA CAACAGGAGAACCGCAAGCGTCATGGTTCAACCCGCAGCGTGGTTGACATGGAGCTGGACGACCCAGATGATGGAGACGACAACGCTCCGCTCTTCTACCAGCCCGGCAAACGAGGCTTCTACTCCCCTCGACCCGGCAAGAACACAGAGGCCAGGCTCAACTGCTTCCGTAACATTGGCAG AATACTGGGGTTATGTCTACTTCAGAATGAACTCTGTCCAATCACGTTGAATAGACATGTCATCAAAGTGCTGCTTGGGAGGAAG GTGAACTGGCACGACTTTGCGTTCTTCGACCCGGTCATGTATGAGAGCCTGCGGCAGCTGATCCGCCATTCTCAGGCTGGTGAAGCAGATGCAGTATTTGCTGCTATGGACTTGGCCTTCGCCATTGACCTCTGCAAAGAGGAAGGGGCTGGACAG GTGGAGCTTCTGTCTGGTGGGGTCAACATGCCAGTAACTCCTCTCAATGTGTACGAGTACGTGAGGAAGTACGCTGAGCACAGGATGCTGGTGGTAGCTGAGCAGCCTCTCCAT GCAATGAGGAAGGGACTGCTGGACGTGCTTCCTAAGAACGCCCTGGAGGACCTGACGGCTGAGGACTTCAGGCTGCTGGTAAATGGCTGTGGAGAAGTCAACGTCCAGATGCTCATTAGCTTCACCTCCTTCAACGATGAATCTG